The Mercurialis annua linkage group LG8, ddMerAnnu1.2, whole genome shotgun sequence genome window below encodes:
- the LOC126659510 gene encoding uncharacterized protein At4g26485-like — MEKVSQKCKKVESESDYESESDDDDEEEEEPEKWRKHYSSKQRLLLIGDGDFSFSLCLARAFGSAHNMVATTLDSEENIEKKYSNGVSNVRELEERGCLVLYGVDAREMRQHFFLRTQRFDRIVYNFPHVGFIFREGSYCQIELNKLLIKGFLSNAKVLLKENNSEIHVTNKEGDPYDKWGLVKKAKKIGLLTHDIVPFFRDDYPGYNNKRAHGIFSDAPFALGNCSTYKFKVDH, encoded by the exons ATGGAAAAAGTatcacaaaaatgcaaaaaagtaGAGTCAGAATCTGATTATGAATCAGAAtcagatgatgatgatgaagaagaagaagaaccaGAGAAGTGGAGAAAACACTACTCATCAAAGCAGAGACTGTTGTTAATTGGAGATGGTGATTTCTCATTTTCGCTCTGCTTAGCTAGGGCTTTTGGTTCTGCTCATAACATGGTTGCCACTACTCTTGACTCTGAAG AGAATATAGAGAAGAAGTACAGTAATGGAGTAAGTAATGTGAGGGAATTAGAAGAGAGAGGATGCTTGGTGTTGTATGGAGTGGATGCTAGAGAGATGAGACAGCATTTTTTCTTGAGAACTCAAAGATTTGATAGGATTGTGTATAATTTTCCTCATGTCGGTTTCATCTTCCGCGAGGGTAGCTACTGCCAAATCGA GTTGAACAAGTTATTGATAAAGGGATTTCTGTCCAATGCCAAAGTTCTACTAAAAGAAAATAACAGTGAGATTCATGTAACGAACAAAGAAGGCGACCCTTACGATAAATGGGGTTTAGTTAAGAAAGCAAAGAAGATAGGCCTTCTTACGCATGACATAGTTCCCTTCTTCAGAGACGATTATCCTGGGTATAACAACAAAAGAGCTCATGGAATTTTTTCTGATGCTCCATTTGCTTTAGGCAATTGCAGTACTTACAAGTTCAAGGTCGATCACTGA